The following are encoded together in the Streptomyces tsukubensis genome:
- a CDS encoding type I polyketide synthase, which translates to MNTEEKLRDYLNRATTDLRQVRKRLRETEEQSQEPIAIVGMACRFPGGVGSPEELWRLVAGAGDAVSEFPVDRGWDLAGLFDADPDRAGTSYTRHGGFLHEAAEFDAELFGISPREAVAMDPQQRLLLETSWEALERAGIDPTSLKGSNTGVFTGVMAQDYGPRLHDPSEDTGGYLLTGSTLSVASGRVAYTFGLQGPALTVDTACSSSLVALHLAVRALRSGECSLALAGGATVMSAPGVFVEFSRQGGLSVDGRCKAFADAADGTGWGEGVGVLLVERLSDARRNGRRVLAVVRGSAVNQDGASNGLTAPNGPAQQRVIRRALGSAGLSAVDVDVVEAHGTGTRLGDPIEAQALLATYGQGRSEGRPLWLGSVKSNVGHTQAAAGVAGVIKMVMAMRHGVLPRTLHVDVPSRHVDWSSGSVELLTRERAWPRGDRLRRAGVSAFGISGTNAHVILEEAPLADIGEPEEPLTAPDTDRPPHALPWILSAKSVPALGEQAERLLSALEENSEVSAQEVGFSLATTRSKLEHRAVIVGVERDDLMVGLRALAKGEIRSGVVRGSSGDSQVAWVFPGQGSQWVGMGVELLQRSRAFAERIAACERALEPYTDWSLRAVLRSEPDAPELDRVDVAQPVLWAVMVSLAQLWQSSGVQPSAVVGHSQGEIAAACVAGGLSLEDGAKVVALRSQAIGRVLSGHGGMVSVALSREEVLTHLTRWDDRLSVAAVNGPGSVVVSGEPQALDELLVLCERENIRARRVPVDYASHSAQVEKVREEVLRALDGITPRSGTIPFRSTVTGDWLDTAELDAAYWYTNLRNTVEFEGAVSALLHQGYGVFIEVSPHPVLTVAVGDLVEEANGVVVGSLRRNDGGMDRMLLSLAEAFVRGVDIDWAGFFSGVRWVGLPTYAFQRERFWLESSGAAVNAEGLGVSAAGHPLLGAAVSLAGDGGALLTARLSLDTHPWLADHSVLGTALLPGTALVELAVRAGDEVGCDVVEELTLRAPLVLPRRGGVHVQVRVGAADASGGRGVSVYARGDEGEADRPWVCHATGVVTAGRAAAADFDLSVWPPNGAEPVPVGSLYEELGAQGYEYGPVFRGVRAMWRRGEEVYAEVTLPQRARADAGRFGVHPALLDAALHPLARGMVQVPGRPACEEDALLLPFAWRGVSVLAVGAESLRVRLVPVGGGGVSVAVADEVGVPVAVVESLVLRPISSRQVSGGLPGGEGSLFAVEWSRVPVSVVAEAEAESGAEAESGAETESSAEADEGSVAKSGAKASDSGAAADSGAYAVDAPGVGVGVGVGGFGSDWVVVEGPGRGSVSGLVGVRRFVSVGAVVGAVEAGELAGVPSVVVLPWVSELVGGVAGVVRRSVGGLLEVLRSWLADERFGLSRLVVVTRGAVGVGVDEDVPGLVDAGVWGLVRSAQAEHPGRFVLVDTDGAEASARVLPSALAVGEPQLALRAGAVLTPHLTRTTPPTPLVPPAAEPAWHLDTTGEGLIEHLSFVPSERATQPLSEGQVRVAVHAAGLNFRDVLVGLGMVPGQVGMGSEGAGVITEVGPGVHAIGVGDRVMGLFPEAFGPLAVADHRMLVRMPTGWSFTRAASVPVVFLTAYYGLHDLAGLRTGESVLVHSAAGGVGMAAVQLARHFGAEVFGTAGPSKQETLRTLGLDDAHIASSRTLEFEQRFMDATEGGGIDVVLDSMADEFVDASLRLTADGGRFMEMGKTDIRDATEVERIHPGVSYRAFDLFEVGAERIQQMLTEVLALFDEGVLEPLPTRTWDIRSAPEAYRHMSQALHVGKLVLTVRPDFGGGTVLVTGGTGALGGVVARHLVAECGVRDVVLVSRGGAAAVGAVELREELVGLGAGVRVVACDVGDRASVVELLEGVCREGRLTGVVHAAGVLDDGVLESLSVERVERVLRPKVDGAVFLHELTLGMDLSAFVLFSSVAGVLGNAGQGNYAAANAFLDALAQRRRAGGLPGVSLAWGLWGRRGGLTGGLGAVDVARLGRSGILPMGTGEALGLFDVALGGERALVVPVRFDRAAASAGVGVGGEVSSMVRGVSRSPGRRAATNDSGRIGVSELTRHLTGLAALEQDKVLLDLVCEHAAAVLGHASRETVDPDRGFIDLGVNSLIAVELRNRLKESTGLRLATTLVFDHPTPLALAVHLREELRVGDTPATVPTLAEFAKFETAVLASSLDHETRVELVKLLGALQWKLDGPDGETRRDAAEQEINSASDDQMFALIDRELGLS; encoded by the coding sequence GTGAATACCGAGGAAAAGCTCCGGGACTACCTGAACCGCGCCACCACTGACCTGCGGCAAGTCCGCAAGAGGCTGCGCGAGACCGAGGAACAGAGCCAGGAGCCGATCGCGATTGTGGGGATGGCGTGCCGGTTTCCGGGGGGTGTGGGCTCGCCGGAGGAGTTGTGGCGGTTGGTGGCGGGTGCGGGGGACGCGGTGTCTGAGTTCCCGGTCGATCGGGGCTGGGATCTGGCGGGGTTGTTCGACGCGGACCCTGATCGTGCGGGGACGAGTTACACGCGCCACGGCGGGTTTCTGCACGAGGCCGCTGAGTTCGACGCCGAGCTGTTCGGGATTTCGCCGCGTGAGGCGGTGGCGATGGATCCTCAGCAGCGATTGTTGCTGGAGACCTCGTGGGAGGCGCTGGAGCGGGCGGGTATCGATCCCACGTCGCTCAAGGGCAGTAACACCGGTGTCTTCACCGGGGTGATGGCGCAGGACTACGGTCCGCGTCTGCACGACCCGAGCGAAGACACCGGCGGCTATCTGCTCACCGGCAGCACGTTGAGCGTTGCCTCGGGGCGAGTCGCCTACACGTTCGGACTCCAGGGCCCGGCGTTGACGGTGGACACGGCGTGTTCCTCGTCGTTGGTGGCGTTGCATCTGGCGGTGCGGGCGCTGCGGTCGGGGGAGTGCTCACTCGCTCTCGCCGGCGGGGCCACGGTGATGTCGGCCCCGGGCGTCTTCGTGGAGTTCTCCCGGCAGGGCGGTCTGTCGGTGGACGGCCGGTGCAAGGCGTTCGCGGACGCGGCGGACGGCACCGGCTGGGGTGAGGGCGTCGGTGTGCTGTTGGTGGAGCGGTTGTCGGATGCGCGGCGGAACGGTCGTCGGGTGCTGGCGGTGGTGCGGGGGAGTGCGGTGAATCAGGATGGTGCGTCGAACGGGTTGACGGCGCCGAATGGTCCGGCGCAGCAGCGGGTGATTCGGCGGGCGTTGGGGTCTGCGGGGTTGTCGGCGGTGGATGTGGACGTGGTGGAGGCGCACGGGACGGGGACCCGGCTGGGGGATCCGATCGAGGCGCAGGCGTTGCTGGCGACGTACGGTCAGGGCCGCAGTGAGGGTCGGCCGTTGTGGTTGGGGTCGGTGAAGTCGAATGTGGGGCATACGCAGGCGGCGGCGGGGGTGGCCGGGGTCATCAAGATGGTGATGGCGATGCGGCACGGTGTGCTGCCCCGGACGTTGCATGTGGATGTGCCGTCGCGGCATGTGGACTGGTCCTCGGGGTCGGTGGAGTTGTTGACGCGGGAGCGTGCGTGGCCGCGGGGTGATCGGCTGCGGCGTGCGGGGGTGTCTGCTTTCGGGATCAGTGGGACCAATGCCCACGTCATCCTCGAAGAGGCACCCCTGGCGGACATCGGTGAGCCCGAGGAACCCCTCACCGCTCCGGACACGGACCGGCCACCCCACGCCCTCCCCTGGATACTCTCAGCGAAAAGTGTGCCGGCCCTCGGCGAACAGGCCGAGCGGCTCCTGTCGGCACTGGAGGAGAACTCCGAAGTGAGCGCCCAAGAGGTGGGGTTCTCACTGGCTACCACCCGCTCGAAGCTCGAACACCGAGCCGTGATCGTCGGCGTCGAGCGCGACGACCTGATGGTGGGCCTGAGGGCACTGGCGAAGGGCGAGATCCGATCAGGAGTGGTGCGGGGGAGCTCCGGCGACTCGCAGGTGGCCTGGGTGTTTCCCGGCCAGGGGTCACAGTGGGTGGGCATGGGAGTCGAACTGCTCCAGCGGTCGCGCGCCTTCGCCGAGCGAATCGCCGCATGCGAGCGCGCTCTGGAACCGTATACGGACTGGTCGTTGCGGGCGGTCCTGCGGAGCGAGCCGGACGCGCCGGAGCTGGACCGCGTCGACGTCGCCCAGCCCGTCCTCTGGGCGGTCATGGTGTCGCTGGCCCAGCTGTGGCAGTCCTCGGGCGTCCAGCCTTCCGCGGTGGTGGGCCACTCCCAGGGTGAGATCGCGGCGGCCTGCGTAGCCGGAGGGCTGTCCCTCGAAGACGGTGCGAAGGTGGTCGCGCTGCGCAGTCAGGCCATCGGGCGCGTGCTGTCCGGGCACGGCGGCATGGTCTCCGTGGCCCTGTCGAGGGAAGAGGTGCTGACCCACCTGACAAGGTGGGACGACCGTCTTTCGGTGGCCGCCGTCAACGGCCCCGGCTCGGTGGTCGTCTCGGGAGAACCGCAAGCCCTGGACGAACTGCTGGTTCTCTGCGAAAGGGAGAACATTCGAGCCCGGCGTGTTCCGGTGGACTACGCGTCTCACTCGGCCCAGGTGGAGAAAGTACGCGAAGAAGTACTGAGGGCGCTGGACGGAATCACCCCTCGCTCAGGCACCATTCCCTTCCGATCCACCGTGACGGGGGACTGGCTCGACACCGCTGAACTCGACGCGGCCTATTGGTACACCAACTTGCGCAACACCGTCGAGTTCGAAGGCGCTGTCAGCGCCCTCCTGCACCAGGGCTACGGAGTCTTCATCGAGGTGAGCCCGCACCCCGTGCTGACGGTTGCCGTCGGGGACCTCGTCGAGGAAGCCAACGGCGTCGTCGTGGGCTCGCTTCGCAGGAACGACGGCGGCATGGACCGCATGCTGCTCTCCCTGGCCGAGGCATTCGTGCGGGGCGTGGATATCGACTGGGCGGGCTTCTTCTCCGGGGTGCGTTGGGTGGGGCTGCCGACGTACGCGTTCCAGCGGGAGAGGTTCTGGCTGGAGTCCTCGGGTGCGGCGGTGAACGCCGAGGGGCTGGGTGTGTCGGCGGCGGGCCATCCGTTGTTGGGCGCTGCGGTGAGCCTCGCGGGCGACGGAGGCGCACTGCTGACCGCACGACTCTCCCTGGACACGCACCCGTGGCTCGCCGACCACTCGGTGCTCGGCACAGCCCTGCTACCGGGGACGGCGCTGGTGGAGTTGGCGGTGCGGGCGGGCGATGAGGTCGGTTGCGATGTGGTGGAGGAGCTGACGCTTCGGGCTCCGTTGGTCCTGCCTCGGCGGGGCGGTGTGCACGTGCAGGTGAGGGTGGGTGCGGCCGACGCTTCCGGTGGTCGTGGGGTGTCTGTGTACGCGCGGGGGGACGAGGGGGAGGCGGATCGGCCGTGGGTGTGTCACGCGACCGGTGTGGTGACGGCCGGACGGGCGGCAGCGGCGGACTTCGACTTGAGCGTCTGGCCTCCGAACGGAGCCGAGCCTGTCCCGGTGGGATCGCTGTACGAGGAACTGGGCGCCCAAGGATACGAGTACGGCCCGGTCTTCCGCGGAGTTCGCGCGATGTGGCGCCGCGGCGAGGAGGTCTACGCCGAGGTGACCCTGCCGCAGCGGGCGCGTGCGGACGCCGGCCGCTTCGGTGTGCACCCGGCTCTCCTCGACGCAGCGCTGCACCCCCTCGCACGGGGCATGGTCCAGGTTCCCGGCCGTCCCGCGTGCGAGGAGGACGCACTGCTGCTCCCGTTCGCGTGGCGTGGGGTGTCGGTGTTGGCGGTGGGGGCGGAGTCTCTGCGGGTGAGGTTGGTTCCTGTGGGGGGTGGTGGGGTGTCGGTGGCGGTCGCGGATGAGGTGGGTGTGCCGGTGGCGGTGGTGGAGTCGTTGGTGCTGCGGCCGATTTCGTCGCGGCAGGTGAGTGGGGGTTTGCCTGGGGGTGAGGGGTCGCTGTTCGCGGTGGAGTGGTCGCGGGTGCCGGTTTCTGTGGTGGCGGAGGCGGAGGCGGAGTCCGGTGCGGAGGCGGAGTCCGGTGCGGAGACGGAGTCCAGTGCGGAGGCGGATGAGGGGTCCGTTGCGAAGTCCGGTGCGAAGGCGTCGGATTCCGGTGCGGCTGCGGATTCCGGTGCGTATGCGGTGGATGCGCCGGGTGTGGGTGTGGGTGTGGGTGTGGGTGGGTTTGGTTCGGATTGGGTGGTGGTGGAGGGGCCGGGGCGGGGGTCGGTGTCGGGGTTGGTGGGTGTGCGGCGGTTTGTGAGTGTGGGTGCTGTGGTGGGGGCGGTTGAGGCGGGGGAGTTGGCGGGGGTGCCGTCGGTGGTGGTGCTGCCGTGGGTGTCGGAGTTGGTGGGTGGTGTGGCGGGTGTGGTGCGGCGGTCGGTGGGTGGGTTGTTGGAGGTGTTGCGGTCGTGGTTGGCGGATGAGCGGTTTGGCTTGTCGCGGCTGGTGGTGGTGACGCGGGGTGCGGTGGGGGTGGGGGTGGATGAGGATGTCCCCGGTTTGGTGGATGCGGGGGTGTGGGGGTTGGTGCGTTCGGCGCAGGCCGAGCATCCGGGGCGGTTCGTGTTGGTGGACACGGATGGTGCGGAGGCCTCCGCGCGGGTGCTGCCGTCCGCGTTGGCGGTGGGGGAACCGCAGCTCGCTCTGCGTGCCGGGGCCGTCCTGACCCCACACCTGACACGCACCACACCACCGACACCGCTGGTGCCTCCGGCCGCCGAGCCCGCCTGGCATCTGGACACCACAGGCGAGGGTCTTATCGAACACCTGTCGTTCGTCCCCAGCGAACGGGCGACCCAGCCCTTGTCGGAAGGACAGGTGCGCGTCGCGGTGCACGCCGCCGGCCTCAACTTCCGCGATGTGCTGGTGGGACTGGGCATGGTCCCCGGCCAGGTGGGCATGGGGAGCGAAGGGGCCGGTGTGATCACCGAAGTCGGTCCCGGCGTGCACGCCATCGGCGTCGGCGACCGCGTCATGGGTTTGTTCCCTGAGGCATTCGGTCCGCTGGCGGTGGCCGATCACCGCATGCTGGTCCGGATGCCGACCGGCTGGTCGTTCACCCGGGCTGCCTCGGTCCCCGTCGTCTTCCTCACCGCCTACTACGGCCTCCATGACCTGGCAGGTCTGCGGACGGGGGAGTCGGTCCTGGTGCACTCCGCCGCCGGCGGGGTGGGCATGGCGGCGGTGCAACTCGCCCGCCACTTCGGCGCCGAGGTGTTCGGCACCGCCGGCCCGTCCAAGCAGGAGACGCTGCGGACGTTGGGCCTGGACGACGCGCACATCGCCTCGTCCCGGACTCTCGAATTCGAGCAGCGCTTCATGGACGCGACAGAAGGTGGCGGCATCGATGTCGTTCTGGACTCGATGGCCGATGAATTCGTGGACGCGTCGTTGCGCTTGACCGCCGACGGCGGACGCTTCATGGAGATGGGCAAGACCGATATCCGTGACGCCACTGAGGTCGAGCGGATCCATCCGGGTGTGTCCTACCGCGCCTTCGACCTCTTCGAGGTGGGGGCCGAGCGCATTCAGCAGATGCTCACAGAGGTGTTGGCCCTCTTCGATGAGGGTGTTCTGGAACCCCTGCCGACCCGTACCTGGGACATCCGTTCTGCGCCTGAGGCGTACCGGCACATGAGCCAGGCCTTGCACGTGGGCAAGCTCGTCCTCACCGTACGGCCCGACTTCGGTGGGGGGACGGTGTTGGTGACGGGTGGTACGGGGGCGTTGGGTGGTGTGGTGGCGCGGCATTTGGTGGCTGAGTGTGGTGTGCGGGATGTGGTGTTGGTCAGTCGGGGTGGGGCGGCTGCGGTGGGTGCGGTGGAGTTGCGGGAGGAGCTTGTGGGGTTGGGGGCGGGGGTGCGGGTTGTGGCGTGTGATGTGGGTGATCGTGCGTCGGTGGTGGAGCTGTTGGAGGGGGTGTGTCGTGAGGGTCGGTTGACGGGTGTGGTGCATGCGGCGGGGGTGTTGGACGACGGTGTGTTGGAGTCGTTGTCGGTGGAGCGGGTGGAGCGGGTGTTGCGGCCGAAGGTGGATGGGGCGGTGTTTTTGCATGAGTTGACGTTGGGGATGGATTTGTCGGCGTTTGTGTTGTTCTCTTCGGTGGCGGGGGTGTTGGGGAATGCGGGGCAGGGGAATTATGCGGCGGCTAATGCGTTCTTGGATGCTCTGGCGCAGCGTCGGCGTGCTGGTGGGTTGCCTGGTGTGTCGTTGGCGTGGGGGTTGTGGGGGCGACGTGGTGGGTTGACCGGGGGTTTGGGGGCTGTGGATGTGGCGCGGTTGGGGCGGTCGGGGATTCTGCCGATGGGGACGGGGGAGGCGCTGGGGTTGTTCGATGTGGCGCTGGGTGGGGAGCGGGCGTTGGTGGTGCCGGTCCGCTTCGATCGGGCGGCCGCGTCGGCGGGTGTGGGTGTGGGTGGGGAGGTGTCGTCGATGGTGCGGGGGGTGTCGCGTTCCCCGGGTCGGCGTGCCGCCACCAATGACAGTGGCCGGATCGGAGTATCCGAACTGACCCGACACCTCACAGGACTGGCAGCGCTGGAACAGGACAAAGTGCTCCTCGACCTGGTGTGTGAGCACGCGGCCGCCGTTCTCGGACACGCGTCGCGGGAGACCGTGGATCCCGACCGAGGATTCATTGACCTCGGTGTCAATTCCCTCATCGCTGTGGAACTCCGTAATCGGCTCAAGGAGAGCACAGGATTGCGGCTGGCGACCACACTGGTATTCGACCACCCCACACCTCTCGCGCTCGCGGTCCACCTGCGTGAGGAGTTGAGGGTGGGTGACACACCGGCGACCGTACCCACACTCGCCGAGTTCGCGAAATTCGAAACAGCGGTCCTCGCTTCTTCCCTGGACCACGAGACGCGCGTTGAGCTGGTCAAACTACTGGGCGCCTTGCAGTGGAAACTGGACGGTCCTGATGGCGAAACAAGGCGGGACGCCGCGGAGCAGGAGATCAATTCTGCGAGTGACGATCAGATGTTCGCCCTGATCGACAGGGAACTCGGCCTCAGCTGA